One Methanofastidiosum sp. DNA segment encodes these proteins:
- a CDS encoding lipoate--protein ligase family protein — MIPFKIGRIRMTIFEYKPLGGKLIGISFNYMNGLFSDVMIYGDFFVFPEESIENLERTIEGKKLSELLGIIENFFSSDVEVYGIKKEDLEEAFKRAINER; from the coding sequence ATGATTCCATTTAAAATTGGTAGAATAAGAATGACTATTTTTGAATATAAACCATTAGGTGGAAAGCTTATAGGTATATCTTTTAATTATATGAACGGCTTATTTTCAGATGTAATGATTTATGGAGATTTTTTTGTATTCCCTGAAGAATCGATAGAGAATCTAGAAAGAACTATTGAAGGAAAGAAACTATCTGAATTGCTAGGCATTATTGAAAATTTTTTTTCTTCTGATGTGGAAGTCTATGGAATAAAAAAAGAAGACTTAGAAGAGGCATTTAAGAGGGCAATAAATGAAAGGTAA
- a CDS encoding 50S ribosomal protein L3 produces the protein MGGSGRNKRPRRGSLGYSPRKRASKIVPTLNSWPEVDDVKILDFPGYKVGMSHILRIDDRKYTLTKGKEMVVPVTLVETPPVYVCGVRAYKKTPYGLKTVTESWAEGPKELSRSKTVSKNPEKDLSKIQSLIESGKVDDLRAIVCTQPKLINLKKKPEVMESGIGGADVNAKLEYLKGVFGKELNVKDVLDEGEFVDVISVTKGKGFQGVIRRWGVKIQDRKVNDARRHVGSIGPWHPPKVMWTVPFAGQMGFHTRTELNKRIFRITNPKDLDITPKEGFKNYGLLKSDYAMLKGSVGGSTKRILRLRKSVRVPVRRTGGVPNITYLYKASVGEA, from the coding sequence ATGGGCGGTAGCGGACGAAATAAAAGACCCCGTAGAGGTTCCTTGGGATACAGCCCCAGAAAGAGGGCTTCAAAGATAGTGCCAACTTTGAATAGCTGGCCAGAAGTGGATGATGTTAAGATCTTAGACTTTCCCGGCTATAAGGTAGGGATGTCCCACATATTAAGGATAGATGATAGAAAGTATACACTTACAAAAGGAAAGGAAATGGTAGTGCCTGTAACTTTAGTAGAAACTCCACCAGTTTATGTTTGTGGTGTTAGGGCATATAAGAAGACTCCATATGGATTGAAGACTGTCACGGAGTCATGGGCTGAAGGTCCAAAAGAACTTTCACGATCAAAAACTGTTTCTAAAAATCCTGAAAAAGACCTTTCTAAAATCCAATCACTTATAGAAAGTGGAAAAGTAGATGATTTAAGAGCCATTGTTTGTACACAACCAAAGCTCATCAATCTGAAAAAGAAGCCAGAGGTCATGGAAAGTGGGATTGGCGGAGCAGATGTTAATGCCAAGTTGGAATACCTTAAGGGTGTTTTTGGAAAAGAATTAAATGTAAAAGATGTTTTAGACGAAGGAGAATTCGTTGATGTTATTTCAGTTACAAAAGGAAAAGGGTTCCAAGGCGTAATTAGACGATGGGGTGTAAAAATACAGGACAGAAAAGTCAACGATGCAAGAAGGCATGTTGGTTCAATCGGTCCATGGCATCCACCAAAAGTCATGTGGACTGTACCATTTGCGGGTCAGATGGGATTCCACACGAGAACTGAACTTAACAAAAGAATATTTAGGATAACAAATCCAAAAGATCTCGATATTACTCCGAAAGAAGGATTTAAGAATTATGGATTATTAAAATCTGACTATGCTATGCTAAAAGGTAGTGTAGGAGGATCTACAAAGAGAATCTTAAGGCTTAGAAAATCTGTAAGGGTACCAGTAAGAAGAACTGGAGGAGTCCCAAATATTACTTACCTATACAAAGCTTCTGTAGGGGAGGCATAA
- a CDS encoding 50S ribosomal protein L4 — protein MKSNVYSITGEKMKAIDLPSVFSYEYRPDLIKRAVLASITHRIQPWGVSPIAGRMTSAHPRRKNLGISRVPRMKSGPRRAAFAPHVVGGFVAHPPKPWKVISEKINNKERTVAIKSAISITGNKEMVMSRGHRFSDKVEFPIIVENKIQTVKKTKDTREIFKSLGVWDDIIRSKSRTIRAGRGKMRGRKYKNKIGPLIVIGKDAGIMKAARNHPGVDIVMVDKLSAEHLAPGTHAGRLTIWTEDAIKYLSKNEVFK, from the coding sequence ATGAAGTCTAATGTATATTCAATAACTGGAGAGAAGATGAAAGCTATAGATCTTCCCTCAGTGTTTTCTTATGAGTACAGGCCAGATCTAATAAAGAGGGCAGTATTGGCATCTATAACCCATAGAATTCAACCTTGGGGAGTAAGCCCAATTGCAGGAAGAATGACTTCTGCACATCCAAGAAGGAAAAATCTTGGAATCTCAAGAGTCCCAAGGATGAAATCTGGCCCAAGAAGGGCTGCATTTGCGCCCCATGTTGTAGGTGGATTTGTTGCTCATCCACCAAAACCTTGGAAGGTCATAAGTGAAAAAATCAATAATAAAGAAAGAACTGTAGCTATCAAATCAGCTATATCAATAACTGGTAACAAAGAAATGGTAATGTCAAGAGGTCACAGATTTTCTGATAAAGTTGAATTCCCAATAATTGTCGAGAATAAGATTCAGACAGTAAAGAAGACAAAGGATACCCGAGAGATATTCAAGAGTCTTGGAGTTTGGGATGATATAATTAGATCAAAATCTAGAACAATAAGGGCCGGAAGAGGAAAGATGAGAGGAAGGAAATACAAGAACAAGATAGGCCCATTAATAGTTATTGGAAAGGATGCAGGCATAATGAAGGCTGCAAGGAATCACCCTGGCGTGGATATTGTAATGGTCGATAAATTAAGCGCCGAACATCTTGCCCCAGGTACTCATGCAGGAAGGCTCACAATATGGACTGAAGATGCAATAAAGTATCTTTCTAAGAATGAGGTGTTCAAGTGA
- a CDS encoding 50S ribosomal protein L23, producing MKNPHDVIVHPLITEKTVATMERDNILTFIVTMGSNKQDIYNAVEELYEVEVEKVSTTVLPSGKKKAYVKLKEEYPADEVATKIGVF from the coding sequence GTGAAAAATCCACATGATGTGATTGTCCATCCACTTATTACAGAAAAGACTGTAGCTACTATGGAAAGAGACAATATATTGACATTTATTGTTACTATGGGTAGCAACAAGCAGGATATATACAATGCCGTGGAAGAACTATATGAAGTTGAAGTAGAAAAAGTAAGCACTACAGTTTTACCTTCTGGAAAGAAAAAGGCATATGTTAAACTAAAAGAAGAATACCCTGCTGACGAAGTCGCAACAAAAATAGGTGTATTTTAA
- a CDS encoding 50S ribosomal protein L2, whose protein sequence is MGKRIISQRRGRGTHTYKAPSHRYNGKVKHRNYDSIERDGVTRGVVRELFNDPARTSPVATILFENNEEKIFLVPEGIRLGSKIATGTMAEVEVGNTLPLRNVPEGTYIYNIESRPGDGGKFVRSSGTYATLIAHDSQKTVIQFPSGVMKTLNPDCRCTIGVVAGGGRKEKPLVKAGKKFHKLRSKSTLYPKVRGVAMNHNDHPFGGGNHKHAGKGTTSSRNAPPGRKVGHIAARRTGRRR, encoded by the coding sequence TTGGGTAAAAGAATTATTTCACAGAGAAGAGGAAGGGGAACACATACTTACAAGGCACCCTCCCACAGATATAATGGGAAAGTAAAACATAGAAACTATGATAGCATTGAGAGAGATGGAGTGACCCGTGGTGTAGTTAGAGAACTATTCAACGATCCTGCCAGAACATCACCAGTAGCAACAATTCTTTTCGAAAATAATGAGGAAAAAATATTCCTTGTACCGGAAGGAATTAGACTAGGTAGTAAAATAGCTACAGGAACAATGGCAGAAGTTGAAGTAGGTAACACACTTCCTTTGAGAAATGTTCCAGAAGGAACTTATATTTATAATATAGAATCAAGACCTGGAGATGGTGGCAAATTTGTTAGATCCTCAGGGACTTATGCTACATTAATAGCTCATGATAGCCAGAAGACAGTAATACAGTTTCCTTCAGGCGTAATGAAAACTTTGAATCCAGATTGCAGATGTACAATAGGTGTAGTAGCTGGTGGAGGAAGAAAAGAAAAGCCTTTGGTAAAAGCTGGAAAGAAGTTCCATAAACTTAGAAGCAAATCAACACTTTATCCAAAGGTTAGGGGGGTCGCAATGAATCATAACGATCACCCATTTGGTGGGGGTAATCACAAACACGCTGGTAAAGGTACAACTTCCTCAAGAAATGCACCGCCTGGTAGAAAAGTTGGGCACATAGCGGCTAGAAGAACAGGTAGGAGGCGCTAA
- a CDS encoding 30S ribosomal protein S19: MAKKEFSFMGYSVDQMEKMSMDKLIELLPSRQRRSLKRGLPVRQKKLLKNIRESKKEMEAGNKYVVKTHCRDMVILPEMLGVTIGIYNGKEFVPVEITPEMVGHYLGEFALSRRKVSHGAPGVGSTKSSQYVPLR; the protein is encoded by the coding sequence TTGGCTAAAAAAGAATTTAGTTTCATGGGATATTCTGTTGATCAAATGGAAAAAATGTCTATGGACAAGCTAATTGAACTCTTGCCATCAAGACAGAGAAGATCTCTTAAGAGGGGACTTCCTGTAAGACAGAAAAAATTACTTAAAAATATTAGAGAATCAAAAAAAGAAATGGAAGCTGGAAACAAATACGTTGTAAAGACTCACTGCCGTGATATGGTAATCCTCCCTGAAATGCTTGGAGTTACAATAGGAATTTACAACGGCAAGGAATTTGTTCCTGTAGAAATAACGCCTGAAATGGTGGGACACTACCTAGGGGAATTTGCACTTTCAAGAAGAAAAGTTTCACATGGAGCGCCTGGAGTAGGGTCTACAAAGTCTTCCCAGTATGTACCATTGAGGTGA